The proteins below are encoded in one region of Paenacidovorax monticola:
- a CDS encoding DMT family transporter, translating into MTHASHSGRGVALVALASILWGTTGTAQSLGAGTLSPFWVGAAQLLVASVFFALLQAVARGGPAPDPAPRPPVPLGLWVLASAGVAGYSITFYAGVRLAGVGVGTAVAIGSSPIWAGLIQALLLRSPPSPLWWIGTAISVAGGAALVLSKGSAVALSWSGLGLCLWAGLWYASYALVNKRLVAAHSPGRVNQRVFTGAALLACPVAWGLAGAPTWSGPSLAVVVYLGTVVSGLAYVAFSNGLRSISGATGVTLTLIEPVAAFVLAVLIVGEHQPLAAWCGLGLVMLGLMAVIRAELRPAAFRKPGPVQA; encoded by the coding sequence ATGACACATGCATCGCATTCCGGCCGCGGCGTGGCCCTGGTGGCCCTGGCGTCCATTCTGTGGGGAACCACCGGCACGGCCCAGAGCCTGGGTGCCGGCACCCTCTCGCCTTTCTGGGTGGGGGCGGCCCAGCTGCTGGTGGCCAGCGTCTTCTTTGCGCTGTTGCAGGCCGTGGCGAGAGGCGGCCCCGCACCCGATCCCGCGCCGAGGCCGCCCGTGCCCTTGGGGCTGTGGGTGCTGGCCTCGGCCGGCGTGGCGGGCTACAGCATCACGTTCTATGCGGGGGTGCGCCTGGCGGGGGTCGGGGTCGGCACGGCGGTGGCCATTGGCAGCAGCCCCATCTGGGCGGGGCTCATCCAGGCGCTGCTGTTGCGCTCTCCGCCGTCGCCGCTGTGGTGGATCGGCACGGCCATCAGCGTGGCCGGCGGCGCGGCCCTGGTGCTGAGCAAGGGCAGTGCCGTGGCCTTGTCCTGGAGCGGCCTGGGGCTGTGCCTGTGGGCGGGGCTGTGGTACGCCAGCTATGCGCTGGTGAACAAGCGGCTGGTGGCGGCCCATTCGCCGGGCCGGGTGAACCAGCGCGTGTTCACCGGGGCCGCGCTGCTGGCGTGCCCCGTGGCCTGGGGGCTGGCCGGGGCGCCCACATGGAGCGGTCCTTCGCTGGCCGTGGTGGTGTACCTGGGCACGGTGGTGTCGGGGCTGGCCTACGTGGCGTTTTCGAACGGGCTGCGCAGCATTTCGGGCGCCACGGGGGTGACCCTGACCCTGATCGAGCCGGTGGCGGCCTTCGTGCTGGCGGTGCTCATCGTGGGGGAGCACCAGCCGCTGGCCGCATGGTGCGGCCTGGGCCTGGTGATGCTGGGGCTCATGGCGGTGATCCGCGCGGAGCTGCGGCCCGCGGCCTTTCGGAAACCCGGGCCGGTACAGGCCTAG
- a CDS encoding sigma-54-dependent Fis family transcriptional regulator → MPSTALPPLPSDADLRRLVHFSTVDGRIWLSDQRMLLVHAAAFLALRRELVASLGPAHTRRLLMRAGYASGERDALLARQVRPDASLFDAFAVGPQLHMLEGAVRVQPRVFEHDEAADHFHGIFQWDHSWEAEVHQRAWGPQDTPVCWMLLGYASGYTSAFFRRPALFKEVQCTACGDAHCLIEGRFAHEWPDGEQLARDYDPDSMLVRIDELQSQVEALRTQLQPADDQGPLLGRSRAFNDTVKLLRKAAPTQVTVLLTGETGVGKERFARALHAMGPRADKPFVAVNCAALPAELIESELFGAEKGAYTGATAARVGRFERAHGGTLLLDELGELPLPAQAKLLRVLQQGEVERLGGTQARKVDVRVVAATNVDLEKAVEEGRFRRDLLYRLNVYPIRIPPLRERLDDIEPLAMHLLQRYAAMHGKRVAGFTDLAMAAMRQHAWPGNVRELENLIERGVILAPQDDLVDASMLFPASAMPTALTVNAAGGLESEARSAQSASLYDTVQASGLTLDALEDALIREAVERAGGNLAAAARALGLTRPQLSYRLSRLQERTPPAA, encoded by the coding sequence ATGCCCTCCACCGCCCTGCCCCCGCTGCCGTCCGACGCCGACCTGCGCCGCCTGGTGCACTTCTCCACCGTCGATGGCCGCATCTGGCTGTCGGACCAGCGCATGCTGCTCGTCCACGCGGCAGCCTTCCTGGCCCTGCGGCGCGAGCTCGTGGCCAGCCTGGGCCCGGCCCACACGCGCCGCCTGCTCATGCGTGCGGGCTATGCCTCGGGCGAGCGCGACGCGCTGCTGGCGCGCCAGGTGCGGCCCGACGCCTCGCTGTTCGACGCCTTCGCCGTGGGGCCGCAGCTGCACATGCTGGAAGGCGCGGTGCGCGTGCAGCCCAGGGTGTTCGAGCACGACGAGGCGGCCGACCATTTCCACGGCATCTTCCAGTGGGACCACAGCTGGGAGGCCGAGGTGCACCAGCGCGCCTGGGGCCCGCAGGACACGCCGGTGTGCTGGATGCTGCTGGGCTATGCCTCGGGCTACACCAGCGCCTTCTTCCGCCGCCCCGCGCTGTTCAAGGAGGTGCAGTGCACCGCCTGCGGCGACGCGCATTGCCTCATCGAGGGCCGCTTCGCGCACGAGTGGCCCGACGGCGAGCAGCTCGCGCGCGACTACGACCCCGACTCCATGCTCGTGCGCATCGACGAACTGCAGTCGCAGGTGGAGGCGCTGCGCACGCAGCTGCAGCCCGCCGACGACCAGGGGCCGCTGCTGGGCCGCTCGCGCGCGTTCAACGACACTGTTAAGCTGCTGCGCAAGGCCGCGCCCACGCAGGTCACGGTGCTGCTCACGGGCGAGACCGGCGTGGGCAAGGAGCGCTTCGCGCGCGCGCTGCACGCCATGGGTCCGCGCGCCGACAAGCCCTTCGTGGCCGTGAACTGCGCGGCGCTGCCGGCCGAACTCATCGAGAGCGAGCTCTTCGGCGCCGAGAAGGGCGCGTACACGGGCGCCACGGCCGCGCGCGTAGGCCGCTTCGAGCGCGCGCACGGCGGCACGCTGCTGCTCGACGAACTGGGCGAGCTGCCGCTGCCCGCGCAGGCCAAGCTCCTGCGCGTGCTGCAGCAGGGCGAGGTGGAGCGCCTGGGCGGCACGCAGGCGCGCAAGGTGGACGTGCGCGTGGTGGCCGCCACCAACGTCGACCTGGAGAAGGCCGTCGAGGAAGGGCGCTTCCGGCGCGACCTGCTGTACCGCCTGAACGTCTATCCCATCCGCATTCCGCCGCTGCGCGAGCGGCTGGACGACATCGAGCCCCTGGCCATGCACCTGTTGCAGCGCTACGCGGCCATGCACGGCAAGCGCGTGGCGGGCTTCACCGACCTGGCCATGGCCGCGATGCGCCAGCATGCCTGGCCCGGCAACGTGCGCGAGCTGGAGAACCTCATCGAGCGCGGCGTGATCCTCGCGCCGCAGGACGACCTCGTGGATGCGTCCATGCTGTTCCCAGCGTCGGCCATGCCCACGGCGCTCACCGTGAACGCGGCGGGCGGCCTGGAGAGCGAGGCCCGCAGCGCGCAGAGCGCCAGCCTGTACGACACGGTGCAGGCCAGCGGCCTCACGCTCGACGCGCTGGAGGACGCCCTGATCCGCGAGGCCGTGGAGCGCGCGGGCGGCAACCTCGCGGCCGCCGCGCGCGCGCTGGGCCTGACCCGCCCGCAGCTGAGCTACCGCCTGTCGCGTCTGCAGGAACGCACGCCGCCCGCCGCGTGA
- a CDS encoding glycosyltransferase family 32 protein, producing MSAPRLSRKHRAELWLARWMQRFYAAWPRALEAHQPAPFAQHAFGPAQPCEAAIPPIVWAYWDGVDPPLLVRRCFDHWRALMPGWRIHVLDSASVLDRVGALPAALAGAAAPQRADWIRLELLRRHGGIWLDASTILTQPLDWVLAEQARSRSDFVGYYLERYTSDPQFPVVENWFMAAPPGSPFIEDLQREFTEEVLPRGNAGYIAHLQALGVYEAVRQAIDIPGYLSMHLALQRVLRLQGRYRLSLGKAEDGPFYYHALGRWGRTPLKIRLLFSRVPQALPSVIKLRAPDRKRLDEYLARGLYVPDSVADRFLLPHPSRRAG from the coding sequence ATGAGCGCACCCCGGCTTTCCCGCAAGCACCGCGCCGAGCTGTGGCTCGCACGCTGGATGCAGCGCTTCTACGCCGCGTGGCCCCGGGCTCTGGAGGCGCACCAGCCCGCGCCCTTCGCGCAACATGCGTTCGGGCCCGCGCAGCCCTGCGAGGCGGCCATTCCGCCCATCGTCTGGGCGTACTGGGATGGGGTCGATCCGCCCCTGCTCGTGCGGCGCTGCTTCGACCACTGGCGCGCACTGATGCCGGGCTGGCGCATCCATGTCCTCGACAGCGCGAGCGTGCTGGACCGGGTTGGCGCGCTGCCCGCCGCGCTGGCCGGGGCCGCGGCCCCGCAGCGCGCGGACTGGATCCGGCTGGAGCTGCTGCGGCGCCACGGGGGCATCTGGCTGGACGCGAGCACCATCCTCACCCAGCCGCTCGACTGGGTGCTGGCCGAACAGGCACGCTCGCGGTCGGACTTCGTGGGGTACTACCTGGAGCGCTACACCAGCGACCCGCAGTTTCCCGTGGTCGAGAACTGGTTCATGGCGGCGCCGCCGGGCAGCCCCTTCATCGAGGACCTGCAGCGCGAGTTCACCGAAGAGGTGCTGCCGCGCGGCAATGCGGGCTACATCGCGCACCTGCAGGCGCTGGGCGTGTACGAGGCGGTGCGCCAGGCCATCGACATTCCGGGCTACCTGAGCATGCACCTGGCCCTGCAGCGCGTGCTGCGCCTCCAGGGGCGCTACCGGCTCAGCCTGGGCAAGGCCGAGGACGGGCCCTTCTACTACCACGCGCTGGGGCGCTGGGGGCGCACGCCGCTGAAGATCCGCCTGCTGTTCTCGCGGGTTCCGCAGGCGCTGCCGTCCGTCATCAAGCTGCGGGCGCCCGACCGCAAGCGCCTGGACGAGTACCTGGCGCGCGGCCTGTACGTGCCGGACAGCGTGGCGGACCGTTTCCTGCTCCCGCACCCGTCGCGGCGCGCGGGCTGA
- the galE gene encoding UDP-glucose 4-epimerase GalE — protein sequence MVWLLGQRGVHVVTLDNLSAGHRDAVLHGELVVGDMADRAVLDRVLSSRRFDAVMHFASYIQVGESVTDPAKYYLNNVAHTLALLAAMRDHGVQRFVFSSTAAVFGEPRYSPLDERHPREPINPYGRTKWMIEQALDDYDRAYGLRSVSLRYFNAAGAHPEALLGERHEPETHLVPLVLQAASGRRPHVTVFGRDYDTPDGTCIRDYIHVMDLAEAHWQALRYLADGGATRAFNLGNGDGYSVQQVVDTARAVTGRPIAVQEGARRAGDPARLVADAALARAVLQWQPRHGDLRTIVQDAWRWERRAAGA from the coding sequence ATGGTGTGGCTGCTGGGCCAGCGTGGCGTGCACGTGGTGACGCTGGACAACCTGAGCGCCGGGCACCGCGACGCGGTGCTGCACGGCGAGCTGGTGGTGGGCGACATGGCCGACCGCGCCGTGCTCGACCGTGTGCTGTCCAGCCGCCGCTTCGATGCCGTGATGCACTTCGCCTCCTATATCCAGGTGGGCGAGTCGGTCACCGACCCCGCCAAGTACTACCTCAACAATGTCGCCCACACGCTCGCGCTGCTCGCCGCCATGCGCGACCATGGCGTGCAGCGGTTCGTGTTCTCGTCCACGGCCGCGGTCTTCGGCGAGCCGCGCTATTCGCCCCTCGACGAAAGGCACCCCCGCGAGCCGATCAACCCCTACGGCCGCACCAAGTGGATGATCGAGCAGGCGCTGGACGACTACGACCGGGCCTACGGCCTGCGTTCGGTGAGCCTGCGCTACTTCAACGCGGCGGGCGCGCACCCCGAGGCGCTGCTGGGCGAGCGCCACGAGCCCGAAACCCACCTGGTGCCGCTGGTGCTGCAGGCCGCATCGGGGCGCCGACCCCATGTCACGGTGTTCGGCCGCGACTACGACACCCCCGACGGTACCTGCATCCGCGACTACATCCATGTGATGGACCTGGCCGAGGCCCACTGGCAAGCGTTGCGCTACCTGGCCGATGGCGGCGCCACGCGCGCCTTCAACCTCGGCAATGGCGACGGCTATTCGGTGCAGCAGGTGGTGGACACGGCCCGTGCGGTGACGGGGCGGCCCATTGCGGTGCAGGAGGGCGCGCGGCGTGCCGGTGATCCCGCGCGCCTCGTGGCGGACGCGGCCCTCGCGCGCGCGGTGCTGCAGTGGCAGCCGCGCCATGGCGATCTGCGCACCATCGTGCAGGACGCCTGGCGCTGGGAAAGGCGCGCGGCGGGCGCCTGA
- a CDS encoding helix-turn-helix domain-containing protein — MVRDASVPFEPSCSVRRYSGEHSAHAHDHAQILYALQGRMELEVGGRAAFVDTACGIVIPAGARHGFLAAPASRMFVIDAPDQPGLARVRRFAVPPPWRGVPQALEGAAARVAEVLQAPGVIARRGVHLERLTQAVQGALHEDWPTARLAALCHLSAPRFHARLAELTGRTPQAWLRGLRLDRAEALLARGLPLDTVALQCGYASASALAYALRRERGVGARALRRME; from the coding sequence ATGGTCCGCGATGCCTCCGTGCCCTTCGAGCCGAGCTGCTCCGTGCGCCGCTACAGCGGCGAGCACAGTGCGCACGCGCACGACCATGCACAGATCCTCTACGCGCTGCAGGGGCGCATGGAGCTGGAGGTCGGCGGGCGTGCCGCGTTCGTCGACACGGCCTGCGGCATCGTGATCCCCGCGGGGGCGCGGCACGGCTTTCTGGCCGCTCCCGCGTCGCGCATGTTCGTGATCGACGCGCCCGATCAGCCGGGCCTGGCGCGGGTGCGCCGCTTCGCCGTGCCGCCGCCCTGGCGCGGCGTGCCGCAGGCGCTGGAGGGCGCCGCCGCGCGCGTGGCCGAGGTGCTGCAGGCGCCCGGGGTGATCGCGCGCCGGGGCGTTCATCTGGAGCGGCTCACGCAGGCGGTGCAGGGCGCGTTGCACGAGGACTGGCCCACGGCACGGCTGGCCGCGCTGTGCCACCTGAGCGCGCCGCGCTTCCACGCGCGGCTGGCCGAGCTCACGGGCCGCACGCCCCAGGCCTGGCTGCGCGGCCTGCGCCTGGACCGTGCCGAGGCGCTGCTCGCGCGCGGCCTGCCGCTCGATACCGTGGCGCTGCAGTGCGGCTACGCGAGCGCCAGTGCCCTGGCCTATGCGCTGCGGCGCGAGCGCGGCGTGGGCGCGCGGGCTCTGCGGCGGATGGAATAG
- a CDS encoding AmpG family muropeptide MFS transporter has protein sequence MLALGFSAGLPLLLVLGTLSFWLREAGIDRTTIGYLSWVGLAYAFKWVWSPLVDRMPLPLLTRWLGRRRSWLLLAQMAVAAGLVGMAFNDPQQALQPVVWCALAVAFGSATQDIALDAFRIESADADRQAALAATYQTGYRLAMIWAGAGVLWLAARSEVSAVAGYQHGAWRMAYLAMAASMGVGMLTVLLSPEPVQRALAPARNLLEWLRGALIEPFADFIRRYRWQALLVLGLIAVYRISDVVMGIMANPFYVDMGFTKDEVAAVTKIYGVVMTLAGAFVGGALSMRWGVMRVLMLGALLSAASNLLFAWLATRGHDLTGLVFVVSADNLAGGIASAAFIAYLSSLTNVQYSATQYALFSSMMLLAPKWIAGFSGRFVDAHGYIDFFTGTALLGLPVLALVWLASRVHARPAA, from the coding sequence ATGCTCGCGCTGGGCTTCTCGGCCGGGCTGCCGCTGCTGCTGGTGCTGGGCACGCTGTCGTTCTGGCTGCGCGAGGCGGGCATCGACCGCACCACCATCGGCTATCTGAGCTGGGTGGGCCTGGCCTACGCCTTCAAGTGGGTCTGGTCGCCCCTCGTGGACCGCATGCCGCTGCCGCTGCTCACGCGCTGGCTGGGCCGGCGGCGCAGCTGGCTGCTGCTGGCCCAGATGGCCGTGGCGGCAGGCCTGGTGGGCATGGCGTTCAACGACCCGCAGCAGGCGCTGCAGCCCGTGGTGTGGTGCGCTCTGGCCGTAGCCTTCGGCTCGGCCACGCAGGACATCGCGCTCGACGCGTTCCGCATCGAGTCGGCCGACGCCGACCGCCAGGCCGCGCTGGCCGCCACCTACCAGACAGGCTACCGCCTGGCCATGATCTGGGCCGGCGCGGGCGTGCTGTGGCTGGCCGCGCGCTCCGAAGTGAGTGCCGTCGCGGGCTACCAGCACGGCGCATGGCGCATGGCCTATCTGGCCATGGCGGCATCAATGGGCGTGGGCATGCTCACGGTGCTGCTCTCGCCCGAGCCCGTGCAGCGCGCCCTCGCACCCGCGCGCAACCTCCTGGAATGGCTGCGCGGCGCGCTGATCGAGCCCTTCGCCGATTTCATCCGGCGCTACCGCTGGCAGGCGCTGCTGGTGCTGGGCCTGATCGCGGTGTACCGCATCAGCGACGTGGTCATGGGCATCATGGCCAACCCGTTCTATGTGGACATGGGCTTCACCAAGGACGAGGTGGCGGCCGTCACCAAGATCTACGGCGTGGTCATGACGCTGGCGGGCGCCTTCGTGGGCGGCGCGCTGTCCATGCGCTGGGGCGTGATGCGCGTGCTCATGCTCGGCGCGTTGCTGTCGGCCGCGAGCAACCTGCTGTTCGCCTGGCTCGCCACGCGCGGGCACGACCTGACGGGCCTGGTCTTCGTCGTCTCGGCCGACAACCTGGCGGGCGGCATCGCCTCGGCGGCCTTCATCGCCTACCTGTCGAGCCTGACCAACGTGCAGTACTCGGCCACGCAGTACGCGCTGTTCAGCTCGATGATGCTGCTGGCGCCGAAGTGGATCGCGGGCTTCTCGGGCCGCTTCGTGGATGCGCACGGCTACATCGACTTCTTCACGGGCACCGCGCTGCTCGGGCTGCCCGTGCTGGCGCTGGTGTGGCTCGCGTCCCGGGTGCACGCGCGGCCCGCCGCCTGA
- a CDS encoding phenol hydroxylase subunit, whose amino-acid sequence MPRTATAPATATETACDLSQRFVRVLGRRDNGFVEFAFSVGWPELSVELMLPAPAFEAFCAAHRVRRLDD is encoded by the coding sequence ATGCCACGTACCGCCACCGCACCCGCCACCGCCACGGAGACCGCCTGCGATCTGTCGCAGCGGTTCGTGCGCGTGCTGGGGCGCCGGGACAACGGCTTTGTCGAGTTCGCGTTCTCGGTCGGATGGCCCGAGCTGTCGGTGGAGCTGATGCTGCCCGCGCCGGCCTTCGAGGCGTTCTGCGCGGCACACCGCGTGCGCCGCCTGGATGACTGA
- a CDS encoding M48 family metallopeptidase gives MHDIALPLHRGCALCAAKASPWNARRGFLLAAGAAMAAPALAQVDVGNASGMRKLVPAETLETSATQQYSQMLAQARAKGALAPEGNPQLQRLHAIARRLIPYTAQWNDRARQWRWEVNLIGSKQINAFCMPGGKIAFYTGILDQLKLTDDETAMVMGHEMAHALREHARSRLAKSQATSIGLSLGAQLLGLGDLGNAAANLGTQLLTLKFSRTDETDADLVGLELAARAGYNPEAAVNLWRKMGQATGGKDGLAFLSTHPSGPDRIRELEQNVPKVQGLYQAARKG, from the coding sequence ATGCACGACATCGCCCTTCCTCTCCATCGCGGCTGCGCCCTGTGCGCCGCCAAGGCGTCGCCCTGGAACGCGCGGCGCGGCTTCCTGCTGGCGGCGGGTGCGGCCATGGCGGCGCCCGCGCTCGCGCAGGTGGACGTGGGCAATGCCTCGGGCATGCGAAAGCTCGTGCCCGCCGAGACGCTGGAGACCTCCGCCACGCAGCAATACAGCCAGATGCTGGCCCAGGCCCGCGCCAAGGGCGCGCTCGCGCCCGAAGGCAACCCGCAGCTGCAGCGCCTGCACGCGATCGCGCGGCGCCTCATCCCCTACACGGCGCAGTGGAACGACCGCGCGCGCCAGTGGCGCTGGGAGGTCAACCTGATCGGCAGCAAGCAGATCAACGCCTTCTGCATGCCCGGCGGCAAGATCGCGTTCTACACGGGCATCCTCGACCAGCTCAAGCTCACCGACGACGAGACCGCGATGGTCATGGGCCACGAGATGGCCCACGCGCTGCGCGAGCATGCGCGCTCGCGGCTGGCCAAGTCGCAGGCCACGAGCATCGGCCTGTCGCTGGGCGCGCAGCTGCTGGGGCTGGGCGACCTCGGCAATGCGGCGGCCAATCTCGGCACGCAGCTGCTCACGCTCAAGTTCAGCCGTACGGACGAGACCGATGCCGACCTCGTGGGCCTGGAACTGGCCGCGCGCGCGGGCTACAACCCCGAGGCCGCCGTGAACCTGTGGCGCAAGATGGGCCAGGCCACGGGTGGAAAGGACGGGCTGGCCTTCCTGTCCACCCACCCGAGCGGCCCCGACCGCATCCGCGAGCTGGAGCAGAACGTGCCCAAGGTGCAGGGCCTGTACCAGGCGGCGCGCAAGGGTTGA
- a CDS encoding GntR family transcriptional regulator, which produces MVEGRLAPGGKLRIEHLRTQYQVGAGTLREALTRLVSDALVTAEGQRGFRVAPIAIEDLEDITRLRVQIEIEALRQSIRAGGAQWRAALAGAYAAISAEEQPIAPHRRRQWEQLNVRFHEALLSGHASPWTLRVLRLLSRHSERYRSYAMGLPGSVRDVHAEHTEIFELAMAGQDARAALALEAHIRATPDLLIKALREGRAVLPGHEPPQHAA; this is translated from the coding sequence ATCGTCGAGGGGCGCCTCGCGCCCGGCGGCAAGCTGCGCATCGAGCACCTGCGCACGCAGTACCAGGTGGGCGCGGGCACGCTGCGCGAGGCGCTCACGCGCCTGGTGAGCGACGCGCTCGTCACGGCCGAGGGCCAGCGCGGCTTCCGCGTGGCGCCCATCGCCATCGAAGACCTGGAGGACATCACGCGCCTGCGCGTGCAGATCGAGATCGAGGCGCTGCGCCAGTCGATCCGCGCGGGCGGCGCGCAGTGGCGCGCGGCGCTGGCCGGCGCCTATGCGGCCATCTCGGCCGAGGAGCAGCCCATCGCACCGCACCGCCGGCGCCAGTGGGAGCAACTGAACGTGCGCTTTCACGAGGCGCTGCTCTCGGGCCACGCCTCGCCCTGGACGCTGCGCGTGCTGCGCCTGCTGTCGCGCCACAGCGAGCGCTACCGCAGCTATGCCATGGGCCTGCCCGGCAGCGTGCGCGACGTGCATGCCGAGCACACCGAGATCTTCGAGCTGGCCATGGCGGGGCAGGACGCGCGCGCCGCGCTGGCGCTGGAGGCCCATATCCGCGCCACGCCCGACCTGCTCATCAAGGCACTGCGCGAGGGCCGGGCCGTGCTGCCGGGCCACGAGCCGCCGCAGCACGCGGCCTGA
- a CDS encoding MmoB/DmpM family protein has product MTAASTASKVFIAFQANEESRPVIDAILADNPAAVAVHSPGLVKIDAPGRLTIQRATIEEQTGRPFDLQQIHVNLVTLSGHIDEDDDQLTLSWEH; this is encoded by the coding sequence ATGACCGCCGCCAGCACCGCATCCAAAGTCTTCATCGCCTTCCAGGCCAACGAGGAGTCGCGCCCCGTGATCGACGCGATCCTGGCCGACAACCCCGCCGCCGTGGCCGTGCATTCGCCCGGCCTCGTGAAGATCGACGCCCCGGGGCGCCTCACGATCCAGCGCGCCACCATCGAAGAACAGACAGGCCGCCCGTTCGACCTGCAGCAGATCCACGTGAACCTCGTGACGCTCTCGGGCCACATCGACGAGGACGACGACCAGCTCACCCTGAGCTGGGAGCACTGA
- a CDS encoding phenol hydroxylase, with amino-acid sequence MNIDLQAREIQPLRQTFARVADYMGDKPASRYLEATLGAQPTANFHYRPTWEPGFELFDTGRTAVRMADWYALRDPRQYYYATWTMARARQQDAMESNYQFVESRGLVDKMPDALRAHACDVLMPLRHVAWGGNMNNCTVCSRGYGTAFTAPAMFHAMDHLGVAQYLTRLGLVMDEPGVLEAGKNAWLQDARWQPLRRYVEDTLVLQDPVELFVAQNLALDGLLYPLVYGQFVDEHLALQGGTAVAMLTAFMPEWHEESARWVDAVAKVAAAESDANRRLISGWYAAYAGEAEAALAPVAELALGAQGAAALQSVREALDARARKAGLDL; translated from the coding sequence ATGAACATCGACCTGCAGGCGCGCGAGATCCAGCCGCTGCGCCAGACCTTCGCCCGCGTGGCGGACTACATGGGCGACAAGCCCGCGTCGCGCTACCTGGAGGCCACGCTGGGCGCGCAGCCCACGGCCAATTTTCACTACCGGCCTACATGGGAGCCGGGCTTCGAGCTGTTCGACACGGGCCGCACGGCCGTGCGCATGGCCGATTGGTATGCGCTGCGCGACCCGCGCCAGTACTACTACGCCACCTGGACCATGGCCCGTGCGCGCCAGCAGGACGCGATGGAGTCCAACTACCAGTTCGTTGAGTCGCGCGGGCTCGTGGACAAGATGCCCGACGCGCTGCGCGCCCATGCCTGCGACGTGCTCATGCCCCTGCGCCACGTGGCCTGGGGCGGCAACATGAACAACTGCACCGTCTGTTCACGCGGCTACGGCACGGCCTTCACGGCGCCGGCCATGTTCCATGCCATGGACCACCTGGGCGTGGCGCAGTACCTCACGCGCCTGGGTCTGGTGATGGACGAGCCCGGCGTGCTGGAGGCCGGCAAGAACGCCTGGCTGCAGGACGCGCGCTGGCAGCCGCTGCGCCGCTACGTGGAGGACACGCTGGTGCTGCAGGACCCGGTCGAACTGTTCGTGGCGCAGAACCTCGCGCTCGACGGCCTGCTGTACCCGCTGGTCTACGGCCAGTTCGTGGACGAGCATCTCGCGCTGCAGGGCGGCACGGCCGTGGCCATGCTCACGGCCTTCATGCCCGAATGGCACGAGGAGAGCGCGCGCTGGGTCGACGCCGTGGCCAAGGTCGCGGCGGCCGAGTCCGACGCCAACCGCCGCCTGATCTCGGGCTGGTATGCCGCGTATGCGGGCGAGGCCGAGGCTGCGCTCGCGCCCGTGGCGGAGCTGGCGCTCGGCGCGCAAGGCGCCGCCGCGCTGCAGTCCGTGCGCGAGGCGCTCGACGCACGCGCCCGCAAGGCCGGGCTGGACCTGTGA